One part of the Hydra vulgaris chromosome 01, alternate assembly HydraT2T_AEP genome encodes these proteins:
- the LOC100214065 gene encoding thioredoxin, mitochondrial codes for MMLSVFRRIVVNSYKYTPRLQRLLSFDIKTPEDFNDKVVQSKVPVLVDFHASWCGPCKQLAPVLASVVDSFEGKLNLAKVDVDQHEDLAMEYEVTAVPAVFAIKNGEVVDKFTGYKDKQQVLLFAKKLTE; via the exons atgatGCTATCTGTATTCCGTCGAATCGTTGTTAATAGTTACAAGTATACTCCAAGGTTGCAAAGATTACTATCTTTTGATATAAAGACTCCAGAAGATTTCAATGATAAAGTAGTTCAATCGAAAGTTCCTGTTCTTGTTGACTTCCATGCTag ttGGTGTGGGCCTTGCAAACAGCTTGCACCAGTTCTTGCATCAGTTGTGGATAGTTTTGAAGGAAAATTGAATTTGGCAAAAGTTGATGTTGATCAACATGAAGATTTAGCTATGGAATATGAG GTTACTGCTGTTCCAGCTGTATTTGCGATAAAAAACGGTGAAGTCGTAGACAAGTTTACAGGATACAAAGACAAACAACAAGTgcttttatttgcaaaaaagctTACTgaataa